From the genome of Ascaphus truei isolate aAscTru1 unplaced genomic scaffold, aAscTru1.hap1 HAP1_SCAFFOLD_1888, whole genome shotgun sequence:
TATAGCCATATTATTCGGTCATTCAAATGAGCTACCAGGCTGATAGAAATGTTGATTTTAATGTTGTCTTCATCAAAGCAGAATATGCATTTATGTAATAGGCAGTAAACAATGTACTGATAAATGCATTAcacacagattatatatatagcaaatacatatatatagcaaatggaaatatgtgctcatttgctatatactttcctgtggagggtttttgtcactttttcactcaccataacttaactcagtgtgtgtgtatatatataaatatatatataaaatgcataTCAAATTATACATAATAACCATGATTTACAAAAAGTCTACTTGTGAACTTCCTAGGCAAACCCATTGATgtaaacgagagagagagagagagagagagagagagagagacagagagagagagagagagagaatgatgatgatgacagagagagagagttatatAAATGGGTTAGAGACAGTGTTGCAGACTTTTCCATAAATCATTGTCATTATTAGATGTTTGTCACGTGGCTCTTTGCCTTCGCTTTAAATTGgagaatactttttttgtagatgtCCCATGAAGAAGCCAACACGAAGTCCTTCTCCTTGGAACGACATTTAAATAGGGTTAAAAAAAACTGTTTAAAAGCTTATCAGTGTACTCATTAACAATATGAACGCATATTTGACAAAACAGCATTATCTCTGCGATGTTGAGATTATCATGTATTCTTCATTTCTGTATTGTCTACTTATGGGATTCACTGTAGGGCATTGCCATAGGCTCACACTGAAACCCAAAGTTAACATCACAAGGTGACACCACAAACCCTGCAGACTCACTGGAGCCAGAGCCTTAGACATTTGTCGGAAGTGAGAACTTGGAATGGTTAAGTTAATTAGTCCTCTCTGATAGCTATTATCTATTTCTTTTGCGTTGCACTTTGATCTGGTTCACACTTGCAAATTCAACAAGCTATAAAAACAGTGTCTCCGCTTCTACCACCATttctgtatacacagagctggaGATCACTGCAGCACAGCCCTCCAGCATGGTCAACTCAAGCTTTTCTGTTGATTTCCTAGCAAGGAGTAAAAATGACGAACCCTATGTAAAAGATCCCAACCAGGGCATGTCATCTAGACCTCACATCCCTTGTGTGCCTCCACCACAACCCCCTTCCTGGTACTGTGAGAGGCCCACGCTGCCCACgctgaggagagagaaagaaagagagccagcaGAAGAAGACGGCTCCAGCTTCAATTGCTCTTCAGTGAAACCAGATAGCCAGCTACAATGCTACACCGCGTCTAAACCTGGTAAGCATGCACGTTATATATGGGAATGTAGCTTCAACACAGATCCTTGCAAAGGTGGCAGACATTTGTTATGTATCCATAGCTATGTAGAATTATATCGGCGACGTTCGTGACAAGATTGCCTTAATTCCGCATATCTATAACATAAATCTGGATAGAAAGTATCATTTAAAGAAGAGATATGGTAGATGTTATATGAGTAAACTTACTTACCGTAAAGACACTGTGATACTGTTAGGCAACTGGATCAGAGCTTAATTCAATTTGATATTTTTGACACAAAACTTCGCCAGCACATTACCTATATGATTTTTTTAGTTTcactaaattaaattaaattagtcTGTTTGTAGTAcacttatgtgtgtgtatgcatgtggaacacacacacaccaatacttGTTGAAGATTAGCTTCACCTCCAAAGCTGTTGCCAAACCTGCTGGCTGAAACATGTGCCTGTGTTGCTAATGATTTGCTTTCCCATACATATTGTGTGTGCAGCTCCAGTGAGAGGCTGGGGAAGTGCAGACGAATCGTCCCCCACTTGCTCTGAAGACGAGAGTGAGACCAGCAGTGCTCACAGCAGCCCAAGAAGTCACCAGGAAGAAGATACTGCTGAGAATGGAGAAATAACCCCCAAATGTGACTTGCAGCGCAGAATAAGGACTGCATTCACTTCCCAGCAGATTTACAAGCTGGAAAAAACCTTCAAGAAGCAGAAATACCTGGGGGCCTCCGAAAGGAAGAAGCTGGCAATGTCCCTGGAACTCTCTGAGATACAGGTAACTGATCTTTTCCACCTCGAATGATATATCAAACAGGCATAATCCACACTTGCCAACGTTATTTTGTATTATATTAGCTGCATTTAGATTTACCACACACATTTCCGTGAAGCTCTTGCAAACATCATTTCAAATATGTGTAGAAAGGAACCGTGGTGCATTTTGGCTTCTCCTTTGCATCATTTCAAATATATTCCccttaaaaacacacacattttgaTAATGATATAAATATCATAATGGTAGATCAATTCATAACAGGAAATTGTATTTTAAACCATATTGTAGTTATAAAACATTTATTGTCATATTAGAAatgccatgtttttttttatctaatGTACTGGATGCATTAACTATACACAGGCACAAAATGACAGAGGTTGCTTCAATGTCTAAATATTTGCTTTGTGCTTTGTTTGTGTACAGATTAAAACCTGGTTTCAGAATCGCAGAATGAAGCTCAAGAGGCAGATACAAGACCAGCAGCACagtctgctctctcctgccccgtaCTCCCACTTTCTCTCTTACAACCATAGGATTGCATTGCAGTATAACAATGCTTTGCCCTTTTACCAAACCAATTGTTATCCATATCAGACACCAGATCTTCCATATCTTGTTTACCCAAGCTTCCTACCACAGCACCCGACCCACCAAATTATGAATAATGCCCCTTTTGAACAATTCCACCCTCTCCTTAGCACTCAGCATATATAACTGTTTCTCTACCTTGTTTGTTTTATGTTTATGTCCCCACATCTCATGCTGATGCTTTATGAGTTACTAGGGTCCTGCTGTTTAAATTATATGCcataaatttatatattttttacatgtaaataaatgatttatatataattattaaataAGTGATTCATTTCtttaatattaaatatttaaaattggTATTTTTTTTGTGCAAAATCTTTTAACTGCTTACATGCAAGAGTTACCAGCAATTCATTGAGAAGCAATGGATTTTCAGATCCTTAACCACATGAAGGGTTCATAATTTATACCTGGCCACAATCACAAGtccatataaatataaatatatatctgaaatggaaatattactgtatgctcatttgcatgttttagacaggtctgcaaccctacctttcaccattatcatccaaaacacagcgcttccactgcagcaagggattctgggaaatgacatgcaaaagagcatacagtgccaccttttgcttcaaaaccatttacatggttccctataggcttaagcttgctgcatggtaacagctttgagcacagtcagggttaagatggatagccagtaaacccacccacataaCTAGccacataacccacccaccataacttaactatatacatATTAGTACATAGTTATTCACTTTGGTTTTacctgtattatgtcaacaatgCTCAACATAAGCTCAAATGTATTTACTTTTCTTCTGccaaaaatatgtatgtatatctttatttatattatgaaCAAAAGCAAATAAGCGCACTCACCTGCTGGTATAAAAAACCAGGCAAAGAGAAACCCAAATTGCAGCACTCAACCTCCCTTCTGAATGATTGGTGGTAgtattatattaataataatctttaatatAACAAAAAATTATATGTCCAAATTATCCAAATAGGATTGTGTCACTCCTTTTTGTATCCCATGTGAGTCTTATGTATGTTATTTTTTAATGCCCTTAAGACTTTTGTTatattaaagattattattattaatactacCACCAGTCATTCAGAAGGGAGGTTGAGTGCTGCAATTCGGGTTTCTGTTTCTTGTTGAGTTCATCACTATATACCTAGCCATTAGCACCTCCTCCACCCTATCATTTGCCAGGGTACCTTAACTAGTCTCTCGGTATAAAGAAAATCCCACAggtatgtttttttatattctcatatTTTACATATTATATGTATGCACAATGTCAGTGAAAATTCGGACT
Proteins encoded in this window:
- the LOC142477034 gene encoding homeobox protein vent1-like — its product is MVNSSFSVDFLARSKNDEPYVKDPNQGMSSRPHIPCVPPPQPPSWYCERPTLPTLRREKEREPAEEDGSSFNCSSVKPDSQLQCYTASKPAPVRGWGSADESSPTCSEDESETSSAHSSPRSHQEEDTAENGEITPKCDLQRRIRTAFTSQQIYKLEKTFKKQKYLGASERKKLAMSLELSEIQIKTWFQNRRMKLKRQIQDQQHSLLSPAPYSHFLSYNHRIALQYNNALPFYQTNCYPYQTPDLPYLVYPSFLPQHPTHQIMNNAPFEQFHPLLSTQHI